Within the Argopecten irradians isolate NY unplaced genomic scaffold, Ai_NY scaffold_0517, whole genome shotgun sequence genome, the region tagcgctcagcaaaaagggagtgggacgactggttcacccgttgtcagtataatgtgaccgggtggggtgtgttgcttggtgtcttcagcggcatgcttcagtgatatagcactataaaaagggcaacagttccactatacaagaagacacaacatgaatataccacagtctcccgaaacactcacctcgcacaacatacacgcaacacaccgcatacatgggaggccgtccttacatgaccatagctgttaataggacgttaattaatcaaacaaacaaacaaaaatcttaATCATAAGAGACTTGGAATCTATGTGGAGTACAGCTACGGAATACAATTTTACAACGGTGACTTAAATGAGGACATAACTCTCAATTGACAActtgatattgatattgataactttTCTTCAACAATAATTGTAAAACAGTTTGTTGGATAATTCACACTAGATTTGGTAGATAATAAACATGATACAtctgaaaaaaaagacaaacatTATGTCTGGCATGTCAAGAAGTTAATTTAGTATAAATACTAAATCATGAAGGAATCGGCATTgtcatatatacacatttaaagGTATATCCAGGATAACGCTTTGTAGATTGTATACCTATTCGCCTTACAGTCGAATGCCTATACGCCGTACACTTGTTTCCAAAACAGCAATACGCCGTACACGAAAGACAATCTTTTTACGTCtatttaatgataaatactTGTATTTACAATATCAGACATATGAATTGTAGCTTAAATATGAATGTCATCGGGGTGTGGAATCATGACAAAGAATAGGATCTGTTCGTAGTAGTTTAATGGTGACAAGAAAAACCTACAAAAGACAatacaaacattcaaacaatcaAACTCACCGGAATATTAACGCAAAAGATTCACACGACCCTACACTCGTATTACATGCTAGTCAACTTACCAGGCTTCCTGAAAGGCGAATCCTAtggatataaatatatctatacttCGGTATCGCTACCTTCTGTATAATATGAACAGATCTGCTGGGCTCTGCTCGCGCAGGAGTCCAGCGATGAAGTGCCAGAGATATGGGGAGAGGAGGAAAGCTAGGGAAGTGACGTAGATATGTAGAAAAGCATGCAAGGCAGTTGTTAACAGAGTTCAGGTCGGTGTCACGTCAAACCAGTTTGTCGACATTCCACAACACATTAACACATACACTGGACATGAGTTCACGTAAACAAGGAAATGTGCACTACATAACCCTAGCACCTGTACACAGGTATACAGTACCCATACATGTCCAGGTAAATACTATGACCTGGGTCACatactgcccccccccccccccttatgGAGAATGTGTCCCACATTCGTGAAAAATGCACTGTAGATAACTTAAGGCTACACTTGAATTCTACAAACTCAAATATTAGACAATTACCTTAGGGTACTAAGTTTCTACACATGCATCCTATCTGAGGAGGACTGCGTatgaatagaaataaaatgaaaataaatattcttaaaatacaTTCTTAATTAAGTCGTGACAATGAATAATCACAACGTCcatctgtaaaataaaacaaatgacttagtttgatataaaaaaaactctaGGTTGAGCCTTAGCATCAGCTCAACAACTTATACATGAAACATGAATACGATTTAGGACACAACAGTTCCTGTGAAGCTCCTGGGTAACTTCGGTAAGAGACATACAAtcttacaaaatgtaaacacTTAAAAagtattaataattatttaaaatggtttaaaacaCTTCATACAAATACTTCTCCGGTGGGTTCCCTGGTTACAATCTGGGACTCAATCCAACTCCCATATCGATTTGGGGGATATCGGGTTCTCACTGGATGTGATGCCCGCTCCGTACTCCCCTGTGTAACTGTAACCCCAGGGAAACCGCACTCGGGTTTAATGGTGGTAACGGGTGTACCCGTGGTATCTAGAGATACTGACCTGGCGCTACTGGGATCTAAGCCCCTTGAGACCTCCCTAATGCTGGTActacagggggataactctGGTCGCCGTTGTTGTGGAATCGCATACCGCTGCCCACTACCACTACAATTCGAACTACTGGAATCGGAGTCAGTATCGTGGCTGGACCCCAACCCTCTCCTCGACCGGGTTAACGGAACTGTTGGAGCTCTGCAGCTCCCTTGTTCCCCCATTTCGTCAGTGGGTAGTATTGTGAAGGGTAACAGCATATTCCGGTACAAAGTGCGCAGAGGCCCAGTCCCCTTTTCACACCGCACCTTATAGACAGGTATCTCTGTATCGGTAATGCAGACCACCCTATATGGATCAGACTCCCATCTATCGGCTAGTTTGTGTTTCCCTTGGAAACTCACCTTTCTAACTAGCATCGGTCCCCAACCTCTACGGCACATTCCCTTACCTTAGTATCATACCTGGCTTTGTTTCTATCAGCCTTGCTGCTAGCCTCCCTAGCCGCTGTGTGGTATGCATACTCTAATTTCTTTCACAGCTATTTGACATATGAGTCATGGTCACTTACCCCATCGTTGCCTGACCGATACCTAGAAAGGCATCTATGGCAAGCTTAGGGTGCCACCTAAACATAAAAAAGTGGGGGAGAATAGCCTGTAGAGTAGCTTTTCGTAGCGTTATAGGCATGGACCATAGAGGAGACGTATGCTTTCCAGTCTTCCTTTTTCTCAACTGCTAATGTAGCGAGCATGTCCCCATGAGAGTCTGGTTAAACCTCTCGGCGGAACCATTCCCCATAGGGTGATAGAGAGTGGTTCGGGTTTTCTTAACTCCAGCGAGCTTACACAGTTCCTTGACAAGCTTAACTTCGAAGTTACGACCTTGATCGCTATGAAACTTCTCTGGAAAGCCATAATGAACTATGAAATTCTCATACAAAGCCTTGGCTGTGGTGTAAGCGGACTGGTTAAGACAGGGCACAGCTTGTGCGTATCGTGTAAAATGATCTACTATAACCAGTATATTTTCATAACCGCCTTTTGATTTCTCTAAACTAAGGCAATCGATACAAACCAACTCTAATGGTTTTATAGTGAGAATTGGCACCAAGCCGGCAGCTCGTCTCACAGGAGTTTTTCTCCGGACACATCGCCCACATTGCTCTACTTTGGACACTACATCTTTTTCTAACCCAGGCCAGTAAAATCGCTGTCGCGCCAGCCATAGCGTCCTCTCTTTCTGACCCACATCATCGAGGACACCCTTTAAAGCTCGGGCTTGATAAGCTTTTGGGACTAAAAGTTGCTTGACCTATTGTCTAACGTAGCGATCCGGTACAGAACGCCCTGGTCTAAAGAAATGTGTCTTTGCTCTCTGAGATACTTGAATACTCCAGCCGACTCATTCTTTACCGCTTCTCCCCCTGGGAAAAGGTCGCCACTTAACAAAACACTCAGTCTAGCTGGAGCAGGATCTTTCCTTTGCTCTAAAGCCCAATCCATCCTACCTAACTCTGTGCCTACATCCTCCCCAGCCGAAGGAGGAGCAGTCCCGTCCGACACCGAAGCAGTCAGTGGTACTGAAACTATGGCTGACTGACATATTGCTTTAACTGTGTCTGAGAAAAGCTTTGGTTGACGGAAAAGGCTATCCGCGTCTGTATTAAAACGCCCCGCCCTGTATGATATAGTAAAATCACACGCAGCCAATGCGGCTACCCAGCGATGACCCGTAGCATCTAACTTAGCGGTCGTAAGGACGTAAGTTAATGGGTTGTTGTCTGTGATCACTTCAAAAGACGTACCTTAAAGATAGTCATGAAATTTGTCAGTGATCGCCCATTTCAGAGCCAAGAATTCCAGCTTGTGAGCAGGATAATTCTTTTCACTAGGTCTAAGCCCACGGCTTGCGTAAGATATGACAACTTTCTGGCCCTGTTGGATTTGGTAGAGAACAGCACCTAAACCAGACCCACACGCAAAGGGCTGGGAGTAATCAGCATAGCCTAACACAGGTGGACTTACCATCTTTTCTTTGATAGTGTCAAAGGCAGTCTGCTGTTGCTCACCCCAGGTCCATTTAGCCGGTACTGTTACCTTTTTATGACGATTCTCCTTGGCCCTTTTTGTAGTACCATGGCCCTTCAATAACGCATTGAGGGGCTGAACTATCTTAGAATAGTCCTTGACGAATCTCCTGTAGTAACCAACAAACCCTAAGAACTGGCGTAGTTCTTTGATATTACTGGGTGTAGGCCAACTCTTTACAACTTTGGTTTTATCTGGATCGGTACTAATGCCCTCCTCTGACACTATATGCCCTAGGTATGCCACTGAGGTCTTAAAAAGCTCACATTTGGAAGGCATTAACTTGAGGCCATGCTCAGTTTCAAATATTGTATCAAAGTTCATCATCAATAAAAACGAGACACTCACGGAGGTTCAAATCACACATACATTTTCCCATTAACCTCTGGAATGTTGCAGGGGCATTGGTGAGACCAAATCCCATTCTATTACACTCATAGAATCCGAGATTACCCACAGAGAAGGCTGTCTTATGCTTATCATCCTCCTCCATTTCCACCTGCCAGTAGCCTGACCTAAGATCCAACTTAGAGAAGTATTTCTATCCACTGAGGGTATCAATTACATCATCGAACCTAGGAAGCATATACGCATCCTTCTTGGTTCGATTGTTTAACATTCTATAACCAATACAAAACCTAAGCGAACCATCTTTCTTTCGCACCAAGACTATGTTTGAGGAAAAGGGACTTTTTGATTCCCTTATCACACCAATATCCAGCATATCTTTCACATACTGGCGTACCTCCTCGAACATACCTGGAGGAACTCTTCTATATGGTTGCTTAAAAGGTTTCTTGTAATCTACAAGTTCAATCTTATGCCTTGTCAAATTGGTACTCCCTAAGTCACATGACTCCAGTTACTGAGTGTCTGGCACCTTTAGCTAACTGCTCCTTAGTCAAACAGACTTTACCAATGACAACACCTAACTCCTCAGGTTCTGACTGAGGAACTACACTCTGTACATCTGATGCTAGACTGTCTACAATCTGAACACCTTGAACCTGACACAACTTTGACTTTGGCCCAATAGATATAGACTTGGCAGTAATGTTACAGATCTTAACATGGACCCTCCATACATTTGATGTACTATTCACCCTAATGACCCTAGGACAAACTGCATAATTAGCATTGTCCTCATCCAGGTTCTCAGTAACAACTTACTTTACATTGGGATCGAGTCCCCTTACAACTCCATCTACAACAACAGACTCGAAAGGTTGAACCTTGATAGCCTTTTTTTGATAGACTTTACCAAAACCTGGTCACAATGAATGCTATTCATAGCCAGCTGCCATTCAGATGGAATATCTGGACAATCCTTCCTATCAGCTAGGTCCTTACGCTGCCTTATCACATTAGTTCCTACTATCACCGGACAATTCCCATTTAACGTGGTATCTGGGACGACTAAAATAGGAATTTGGAATACTGTATCCCCTCCAAAGGGTACAGTGCACATGCACTCTATATAGCCTAAATAGTTCAATTTTGACCCATCGGCCACAGAGACTTCCAACCCCAAAGTGTCTAAACTATGAAGTTCCGGTTGTGGTTCCATCGACCTGAAACCATGCTCTGATATAGTAGTCACCATTGACCCACTATCTATAAGTGCTCTATACTCAACATCATCTAGAGTTACAAAACCCTCATTAGAGACACCTACTAATCTTTCAATTAAAGTGTCCTGGCCTTTAGTTCCAGCATCAGAGGTTACCACACGGTCAACAGTAGCAACCCCTACTCTTTTGGGTTTATGCTACCATTTTTCCTTCCATGACCTCGACCTTTGCCTTGCTTCTTATCATGACTTTGCTGTTGACCTTGACCCTGACCTTTGGGTTTGCTACCCTTATATTACCATTCCAGCCCTTACCCTTATAAGAGCTGTTTGTTACTAAAGATTCTAAATTCTGCAGGACAAGCTGCATCTGGGCTTTCATGTCAGCCTCCAGGGCACTAAACCCTCTCTCAAATTCAGATTCTGCCTGCACAGAATGCTGATGAGCCTTCGGAGCTGC harbors:
- the LOC138312909 gene encoding uncharacterized protein encodes the protein MPSKCELFKTSVAYLGHIVSEEGISTDPDKTKVVKSWPTPSNIKELRQFLGFVGYYRRFVKDYSKIVQPLNALLKGHGTTKRAKENRHKKVTVPAKWTWGEQQQTAFDTIKEKMVSPPVLGYADYSQPFACGSGLGAVLYQIQQGQKVVISYASRGLRPSEKNYPAHKLEFLALKWAITDKFHDYL